The genomic stretch ACATGTAATAACTCTCCATTATGATTACAAGGGACACGAAATATATCCTCAGTATGGACTCCCATTTTCATTCTTCATGTGGGAAAATTTGCCATTGgatatttcaatttttggcATTAATACCTGTCATACTTAAACCATTCAATTAACCAATGGTTGCTCTCTCCTTAACAGACTTAACACCGGCGGGTAAAAATCCACCTACCTCAAAGCTTGCCAAATCCAAAGATACAAGAAGGCCTTCCTGTTTGGCAATGCTTATTGCGGCTTCAATGACTTGCAGGTTGAACATTGCATATCTTATCACCAACCACTGCAATAATATGACTGCCAGAAAATAAGCCCCAGCATAACTTTGACCGTAATATACTATGGCGAGGAATTTGACAGGATGATAAAACAATTCAGGGGAAAAAAATGCATCCAAAAGAATAGTGAGTAAATTGGGTTCAAAAGTTAGAATTTCAACTAGAGACTAACCTTGGATCCTCTGAAGTGCGCTCCAGTCAATTCCTCTGCCTGAAAGAGGgggagaaaaataaacaaatcctTGAAAGCACCTATTTGACAATTTGACCATACAAGCACGTGGTCAACCAAAGACAGATTTATAGGGTCAAGAAAGAACCTGAAGTTTCACAGCATTTGAGAGACAAGGTCTCATTGTTCGATTCCCACATGCATCGACCAAGCACACGCACTATTACatgcaataaaaaaatgaagctccAGATAGTAAGAACAAATTGTGTCCATCATAGTACTAATTTTTGTCTTCCCCCTCTCTTGGGTAAAGTCTCAATAACGGTCACCAGACCCTCACCTGACCAGTGGGTCCTTCTTTCAATCTCATTCCCGAGAGGTTCACTCCATGAAATTTCATGTTACTCACGAACGACTTGCCTTGATCATCATCACCATAAGCCCCAACTATTCCGCACGAGACGCGAAACCCCGCACTCAGCCCTCGAATGGTGTTCGCGACGCTGCCGCCGGCCATCGATTTAACAGGAGACAGGTCATTGGGTGAAGATAGACTATGGGTTTTCACTTCACGCAATATGCGCTCTAGCTCTTCAATGGCAACCTACAAAGCATTCACATTGGAATTAATAAAAGGGATAAGAACATCTTAGATGTTCAATTGTTTAGACCAATTCCTAAAACAAATACTGATCAATTGCATGCCTATTGTTCCACAATTTAACAAGCCTATAAAAGAGAAGACTCGTTTGATTAGATCAAACACAggcgacaaaaaataaaattccctTTTCATGGCGTCTACTCAAGCAAACAATGAAGCAATTAGGGACAGATTCGGTCGGCATCATATCCACAACCATAGTTTGTCAATagcagaagaaaatgaaagaaaagcagAAAGAAACACACAACATAGAACAATTCAAGATTCGAGCTTGGTGAATCTGAACAATgtaaacaaagtaaaaataaagaaagacaaTCTACTGAACAACAAGCAGTGGCCTCCACAAAAGTAGTGAGCTGAAACAGGACAACAACAGCAACACCAAGAACATCCTAAATGATAACGCACAAAGAACATCAAAATTACGCACGGGAATGGAGCCGCCAGGTTCGCCGGCGACGCGATCGAGGAGGGACCTTATCGACGCGAGCCACATGATCGATGAGCGCCGCCGGCTGGAGGCCGACGATGAGGGGAGCGGGAGGCTCAGCAGCGGGAGGCTCAGCGGCGGGAGGCTCAGCGGCGGGTCCGTCGGGAAGAAGCTTGAATCCCATTCCTctattctcctcctcctcctcctcctcctcctctcggctccttgtttcttcttttgaaggCAAAAAATCTTTCGCTTAAATATGAATGATGCgatttgtgcttttcagaagcGAGAATCAATCACAATGAGAGTATCCTCATACTGAGCGATCTTGTTGGCCCCGTGCTTCGTTGATGGAGAAAAGAGGTGGTATTTACATTTATAGAGAGAGCTATGGACGCCATTACTGGCACATACCCTCTATCACATTGAATTGACTATATTATCCTTTGTGGATCTCACTCTTGAATTTagataatttctttctttttatttcttctttctcttttatttcaattttactaaagaTGAAATCACGTGTGATCCTCTTCAAATGATAATTATTAAGGTTAAAATGTGGGCCGTACTCTAAgatttaagagttttttttgccttatttttcttcttttttttttcttttcttttctttctccatttagaACAAAATTGGTGTCCCACTTTTTCAAGAATATAGTTTATTTGGTAGATAACTAACTCATGTCGTGTCAATGAGTtgtatatttctcttttttgttgtactaaaaaaattaccaaagcaGAGGTAAGATTAAAAAGACTCCATCTACTTATTTTAGTACACACTTCGTTTAGTTATAACTTTCAATATATGTCGTTAAGTTTTACTCTATATACTTTGACTtctcaactttcattttattcagTGAATTTATcaatcttatttttatttatttttatgccaGAATTGcatgatattttaaaagatattttaaaagaataaaaaatatgatAAAGTTAAGCAtgtaaaaaattctaaacatccACTATTATCATGCCAACGCAAACTAAATGCTCCCTAAAACATTCAGtgaaagaaaattatccaatgCAATAGGAAGAAGTTGCATATTCAACTTAACAAGAGATATTGTCCATTCAGTTGCTTAGCTCCCCTAAAAATGATTACTCTCCCAAAAAGAATATTTCACCTCTATCAAACAATAAAAGTTTACAATTGCAATAAGAGAGCCATAATCACTGGTTAGTGCGAGAAGCTCCAAATGAATTTATTGACATAATTGATTGATGTTCTTCATTCGTAGTTtcatcatcaataaaaaaataataatcttaACTCGAGAGTGTGACCGAGGGACAGTGTAGTCAATTCAATGTGATATGGGGTGTCGGGAGCCAATAAGGAGGTGTGAATAGTGCGAGCCTATAATATCAATGCTTACATAGCTATACACAAGTGTGGCCATTTCCGTGCCCCTTTTGACTGAGCACACATCCTATTCCTGGAGCTGAAATAATCTTAAGCTGACTATTTTGATATGATAAcagaaattaataataatatacATTGTTGTTGCACTAAAGTCACAGTTTCGagattgtttatttttctaatttattttttatgcattgcCCTTTTAATTTTAACTTGAAGAAAACTACGAAATCGACAGA from Rhodamnia argentea isolate NSW1041297 chromosome 2, ASM2092103v1, whole genome shotgun sequence encodes the following:
- the LOC115728507 gene encoding LOW QUALITY PROTEIN: uncharacterized sugar kinase slr0537 (The sequence of the model RefSeq protein was modified relative to this genomic sequence to represent the inferred CDS: deleted 1 base in 1 codon), with translation MGFKLLPDGPAAEPPAAEPPAAEPPAPLIVGLQPAALIDHVARVDKSLLDRVAGEPGGSIPVAIEELERILREVKTHSLSSPNDLSPVKSMAGGSVANTIRGLSAGFRVSCGIVGAYGDDDQGKSFVSNMKFHGVNLSGMRLKEGPTGQCVCLVDACGNRTMRPCLSNAVKLQAEELTGAHFRGSKWLVIRYAMFNLQVIEAAISIAKQEGLLVSLDLASFEMVRNYILPLLKLLQSGNIDLCFANEDEAAELLRGEENAGPEAALEFLGQYCKWAVVTLSSNGCIAKHGNETVRVPALGEVKAADATGAGDLFASGFLYGLVKGLSLEDCCKAGSCSGGSVIRALGGEVTPENWKWMYKQMQIKGLTLPDIRN